From Platichthys flesus chromosome 7, fPlaFle2.1, whole genome shotgun sequence:
TGTATTTGTTACTTTTTTAGCGGAAATCACATGTTAACAGACCAATTTATGAGATTAAATCAAAACAGTGATTCTCACCCCAGGTAATGGTGAAAATTACAGTAGATTATAGTTGTTATTTAATATACACATCATTTGACAGGTTCTATCAGTCATTTTTGTTCAACTTTTaactcaaatgtattttctccaCAGAGGTGAGACCCACAGATGACACGACGGCACTGAATCAGGATGAAATAGGGTGAGATGACTCTCCAGGAGGAATATATTGCactgtaaaagtaaaattaactAAGTTAAAAAGTAATATATACAGAATTGTTCCGCATACATGAAAAGTAACAGGTTCTCATCCCAGCTAATCTCTTTGTTAACTAGTTGGTGGGCGACTCTACGCTGGATcctctttattttaatgttggGCTGTTTGATATCAACTCACATTGCTGTGTGGCGGATAAAAACTgcgaagaaaaagaagaacatgTCGGCAACAACAACTTCACCATCACAAGTCACTTCAGTGAACAATTATGAATGAAAGTCAGGCAGCACCATATTTCTAATCATGCGTGAATTATAACCGTGTAAGGCCACAGAACCATTCCTCCAGCAGACACTCTATCAGGGTGTGAATTAAACTGATAAAATAAACCAAGTGAAAAGTTGGCTTCCAGCTTCtcttttcttgtatttaaatgATTAGAATCTCATTAATTTTAGTGCCGTGCAAAAGATAACTCTGGATTCAACTTTTGAATATAGCACGTCTGGAAAACTGAAGCCCCTGACTATCATTTAATGCACATGCAGATATTATATGGATGGTCATAAAGGCCTGTTCTTCTAAAATTAAGCCACCAGGTCTGAGGGTTTGTTACTGAATCTGTGAGTGTTGTACTTGTGCTGCAAACAGGGACGCAGAATACAAATCCCTCATGGCCCAACTCATGTGAAGTGCTGCTTTtagaacaataaaacaacaccAATTAATGGttgatttttaaaacacacagtgatttTTACGTACAATTAAAAGCTTATTATGTTCAAAATCCCGAAAAAAATGTTGCATATTACTCTTAAAGAAAGGTAGTGATgactttaattatttaaaccACACTATGAGCTGTTGGGGCTGTAAAATGTCATAATTAAGGGCCAACTGTTCAACTTGTATTCTCCAATTGCACAGGAAGAAAATGGTTAACACAACTTTCCCCAAACCTCTGATTTGCTTCCAGCACTAAACCATGTATTTAAGGAAATAAAGACATCAGTTGCTGTAatttgtttctccttttcctaAAACTATAAATGATTACTCCCTAAATGTGACATCTTCATACAGTtagaggttcagtgtgtaagattaaggtgaaaAGGATCTTtcacagaaactgaatataaaataatcctggtgatgttttctctagtgtgtttcatccaaattgtaacaatggttgttttctttacccaaGAACGGGCCgttcatatttaaatactttatatttacataatataatgtatttaaaaaacatagcGGCCTCCCAACTGAGGCCGCTATGTTCTTTTACAgtggcccagactggacaaaaaaaacacaactgaagctaccacatgttctctttcctgtttggaaggagagctgcaacatgcaacttcaccactagatgtcactaaattcgacacactgcacctttaatgACACTGTAAGTTTGGGGCTCATTATGAATTGTTACCCAGTTGttctatgtttttcttttctctcagacAGCTAAACTGAAATTAATGGATTTCTCATACTTTGTCTTCATCTCATTTAAATCTATAAATCTTTTTGGGTGATATTCACAAACTGTGGCTGAGCTCAGATTCAGGTGAGGATGGAGGATGTGAGGGATCGAGGAGGTGACGTCACCCCTTCTGCAGCCTCCGCTTCTGTCAAGCCGAACAACATAAAGACCGGACGTTGCCTTTCAAAGCAAAATCCTAAAAAGGAAACAAGTGAAAACTCCTCTAGAGATGGTTCATATTCCAGcataaagagtaaaaaaaagtcGAGATAAACAACGTTAGCATCTTCACATCTtcatacaaaaaatgttacGGTGCTAATCGTTTGTTAAATGTAGCGGCacatttttaagtgttttactttgaaaggggTTCCCGGTGTCATTGTCCCTGACTTGACAGTGCCAGTGGAAGTGAGTGAACCAAGTTGCGGGTCGCTGGTGCCAACGCCCGGCGAAACAGAGCTAACACCGGCGAGAGGACCCACGTAGAGACGCAGGTAGGCACCGCAGACATTTCCCCTACTCCGCGTGTTCGGTTAGTCGGCAAACATCCGCCCTGACCCCGGGTTCTCCCTCTTGTTAGCAGGGAACCCGTTCGTTTTTACGAGCCAGCGTTAGCCGTACCCGTTTTGCTAACTCGCTGACTAGCTAGCGGTGCCCGGTGATTACTGCGCTAGCTTAGCATGCTAAgcgaaacacaaacatcttctcGTTATTCAATCAACATTGTGTGGTTCTTTAAGTAGATATTGTCGTTTTATTATATGTCCGCCATTACCAGGTTTTCCCACGCTAAAGTTAGCAGTGTTACCTCAAGCTAGTGTGAACCGTTAGCCAGTGTTAGCCTCCAGACAGTGTTGGTAATGGGGTGTGACACTTTATTAGTTAATGCCAGGAAAACGCTTCCCCCCTCATCCGGTCACATCGCCTAATCAAAGCTCCCATTTACTCATATCAACCTGGACTGGTTTCAGGGACGAtgcatttatctttattataaaTTTTTAATGGTTGTTGTTATTCCTCcgaccccctcctccccccctcctcctcctctgcagctgacGAGTTCGCTAGCTGATCCAGAACAAGCACAGAGATGCAGACTATCAAGTGTGTGGTGGTGGGTGATGGAGCAGTGGGTAAAACCTGCCTGCTGATTTCCTACACCACCAACAAATTCCCCTCGGAGTATGTCCCCACAGTAAGTCGGTGTGGGGGTGTTTTCACAGACTGGTCTGTGCTGGCAGTGGTAATCCTGAAagctgtttgtttaattttcatCGTAGGTGTTTGACAACTATGCTGTAACTGTGATGATCGGGGGAGAACCATACACCCTCGGTTTATTTGATACAGCAGGTCAGTTTGTTTATTCCTTCTTAATTATTCTCAAATCCATTTTTGAGTCTTGCCCTGTGGTAAATtaaattgttgtgttgttgtctctccaCAGGTCAGGAGGATTATGACAGGTTACGACCACTTAGTTACCCACAGACAGACGTCTTCTTAGTCTGCTTCTCAGTTGTGTCCCCTTCCTCGTTTGAGAACGTTAAAGAAAAGGTGAGTGCGAGTTGTGTATTTGATGTCGGTGTGAATCAACCCCTGcctctccttccttccatctTCATGGCACAATCCATACCATAGTGCTCCGCTCTGTGATTAAGTGAGAGGAGAATTACTGTATGAAGCTGTGTTTACCTTAAATGTTTTCTCTGGTTACTGGTGTTAGGTTTAAAAAGGTTGTAAATGTTCCTATATCGatctttatatctttatttgcCCCAAACCTGACAGCAAAGGACCAAAATTGAATTAGATCGatattaaaaaacttttttatccCTTGAGGGGAGGTAAGTGTAGTCCCCCGTctcaaataacaacacaaacacacttcagttAGGCCCCAGCAGGCAACACTTGACAAGATACAAGACAGACTGCCATAATAGAAGTAACACTAACACAGTGATTTATACTGTAAGAGGACATAAAtgctcagacacacaatcaaatTCAGGGGTCGGTATCTCGCTGCAAGTCATGTCTTCAATATCCCAACTAGCAGGGGATCTGACTATGTACAAGAGACCAGTATAGGTATTATATAAAGCAGATTTCAAATACATGATATCAGAAGGTCGGTTTCCTGTGTTGTCCAGTCCGCctgtcaaagtgtccttgggcgagacactgaaccccaaattgcccctgaggGCTGTGCCAGCACTGTGTGAAAGGAATGTGTGATAGAGACGCGCTATATATAGAAgcgctgtatgaatggg
This genomic window contains:
- the LOC133956371 gene encoding cell division control protein 42 homolog isoform X1 translates to MQTIKCVVVGDGAVGKTCLLISYTTNKFPSEYVPTVFDNYAVTVMIGGEPYTLGLFDTAGQEDYDRLRPLSYPQTDVFLVCFSVVSPSSFENVKEKWVPEITHHCPKTPFLLVGTQIDLRDDPSTVEKLAKNKQKPITPETAEKLARDLKAVKYVECSALTQRGLKNVFDEAILAALEPPETQRKRKCCLF
- the LOC133956371 gene encoding cell division control protein 42 homolog isoform X2; this translates as MQTIKCVVVGDGAVGKTCLLISYTTNKFPSEYVPTVFDNYAVTVMIGGEPYTLGLFDTAGQEDYDRLRPLSYPQTDVFLVCFSVVSPSSFENVKEKWVPEITHHCPKTPFLLVGTQIDLRDDPSTVEKLAKNKQKPITPETAEKLARDLKAVKYVECSALTQKGLKNVFDEAILAALEPPEPKKRHKCVLL